CGGGAAGGCGAAGACCTCCTGGTAGCGCTCGAGGGAGAGGGGCGGGAGGCCCCGGCGGGAGAGGAGGCCGTTCATCACCTCGACGCAGAGCCAGGCGTCGTCGAGGAGGGTGCCGTTCCAGTCCCAGATGAGGTGCCGCACGCCGGCGAGTGGTGAGCCGTTGCCCTTCATGTCGGGGACGAGGGTAGCAGGTCAGCGGTCCTTGAGCTTCTGCACCTGCTTGCGCCAGCGCCCGATCGTGGTCTTCTCGTGGTGGCGCTGGGCGTGGACGCTGGCGCGCCGCTCGGAGACCTCGGCCTCGTGCCGCAGGGCCAGGAAGCGCTCGAGGCGGTCGGCGGCGATCTCGCCGGCCTCCACCGCCACCCGCACCGCGCAGCCCGGCTCGCTGCGGTGCCCGCAGTCGGCGAAGCGGCAGCCGGCGGCCCGCTCGGTGATCTCGTCGAAGGTCTCCTCGAGCCCCTCGAGGTCCCCGAGGAGCCCCACCTCCCGCATCCCGGGGGTGTCGATCATCACGCCCCCGCCGGGCATCGGCAGGAGCACCCGGGCGGTGGTGGTGTGGCGGCCCTTGCTGTCGTCCTCGCGGACCTCGCGGGTGGCCATCGCCTCCCGGCCGAGGAGGCGGTTGAGCAGGGAGGACTTGCCCGCCCCCGAGGAGCCCAGGAGGACCCCGCTGCGGCCGGCGCCGACCTCGGCCCGCAGCGCCTCGACGCCCTCGCCGCTCTGAGCGCTCACCAGCAGCACCGGCACCCCGCGGGCGACGGCCTC
This genomic stretch from Deltaproteobacteria bacterium harbors:
- the rsgA gene encoding ribosome small subunit-dependent GTPase A, which codes for MRLDDLGWSPIWQFHLDALERPGLFPGRIVRVDRGLVTLFTDRGERSATWRTPLPVAGGGEAGAPATGDFCALEEIDDATLLRALLPRQTLFARGHGEGRPEQPIAANIDVAFLVAGLDHDFNPRRLERYLALTRTAGAVPVIVLNKADLLEDPAPRLREAEAVARGVPVLLVSAQSGEGVEALRAEVGAGRSGVLLGSSGAGKSSLLNRLLGREAMATREVREDDSKGRHTTTARVLLPMPGGGVMIDTPGMREVGLLGDLEGLEETFDEITERAAGCRFADCGHRSEPGCAVRVAVEAGEIAADRLERFLALRHEAEVSERRASVHAQRHHEKTTIGRWRKQVQKLKDR